The following are encoded together in the Streptomyces tsukubensis genome:
- the nagB gene encoding glucosamine-6-phosphate deaminase: MEVVIVPDAKAGGELIAGAVAELLSRKPDALLGVATGSTPLPIYEALTAKVTAGAVDASRARVCQLDEYVGLPAGHPESYRSVVLREVVEPLGLGVDSFMGPDGSSDDVLGACEAYDRALGEAGGVDLQILGIGTDGHIGFNEPCSSLASRTRIKTLTDQTRVDNARFFDGDISQVPRHVITQGIGTILEARHLVLLATGEGKAEAVAQTVEGPVAAVVPASALQLHRHATVVVDEAAASGLKLADYFRATYAAKPEWQGL; the protein is encoded by the coding sequence GTGGAAGTTGTCATCGTCCCGGACGCCAAGGCGGGCGGCGAGCTCATCGCGGGAGCCGTCGCAGAGCTGCTGAGCCGCAAGCCCGACGCGCTCCTCGGCGTGGCCACCGGCTCCACTCCCCTGCCCATCTACGAGGCGCTGACCGCCAAGGTCACCGCCGGCGCCGTGGACGCCTCCAGGGCGCGCGTCTGCCAGCTCGACGAGTACGTGGGGCTGCCCGCGGGCCACCCGGAGTCCTACCGTTCCGTCGTGCTGCGCGAGGTCGTGGAGCCGCTGGGGCTCGGTGTCGACTCCTTCATGGGCCCCGACGGGTCCTCCGACGACGTGCTCGGGGCGTGCGAGGCGTACGACAGGGCGCTCGGCGAGGCCGGCGGTGTCGACCTCCAGATACTCGGGATCGGTACCGACGGGCACATCGGCTTCAACGAGCCGTGCTCCTCGCTCGCCTCGCGTACCCGCATCAAGACCCTCACCGACCAGACCCGCGTCGACAACGCGCGGTTCTTCGACGGGGACATCTCCCAGGTGCCCAGGCACGTCATCACCCAGGGGATAGGGACGATCCTGGAAGCCCGTCACCTGGTCCTGCTGGCCACCGGAGAGGGCAAGGCCGAGGCCGTGGCGCAGACGGTCGAGGGCCCCGTGGCAGCCGTCGTGCCCGCCTCCGCGCTCCAGCTGCACCGGCACGCGACCGTCGTCGTCGACGAGGCGGCCGCGTCCGGGCTCAAGCTCGCCGACTACTTCCGCGCCACGTACGCCGCCAAGCCGGAGTGGCAGGGGCTGTAG
- a CDS encoding RNA polymerase sigma factor SigF: MRNGDGPVRDEERDAWGLPDGGDGATQSADVPPQQARPHPRETEQPRDTGSARTPEEARGAEGPGSAEQPRPVRRTHGHDRRGEGGPLDAAERAGQMSEHQHHHERLGRHDPRDRSEARALFISLRELPPASVEYAELRNRLVRMHLPLVEHLARRFRNRGEPLDDLTQVATIGLIKSVDRFDPERGVEFSTYATPTVVGEIKRHFRDKGWAVRVPRRLQELRLSLTSATAELSQLHGRSPTVHELAERLAISEEEVLEGLESANAYSTLSLDVPDTDDESPAVADTLGAEDEALEGVEYRESLKPLLEDLPPREKRILLLRFFGNMTQSQIAQEVGISQMHVSRLLARTLAQLREKLLVEE, encoded by the coding sequence GTGAGGAACGGGGACGGACCGGTGCGGGACGAGGAGCGTGACGCATGGGGTCTTCCCGACGGCGGGGACGGGGCGACACAGTCGGCCGATGTCCCTCCGCAGCAGGCCAGGCCCCACCCGCGGGAGACGGAACAGCCGCGTGACACCGGGTCCGCTCGGACCCCGGAGGAGGCGCGGGGCGCGGAGGGTCCGGGGTCCGCGGAGCAGCCCCGGCCCGTCCGCCGGACACATGGGCACGACCGGCGGGGCGAGGGTGGCCCCTTGGACGCGGCGGAGCGGGCGGGACAGATGAGCGAGCACCAGCACCACCACGAGCGGCTTGGCCGGCACGATCCGCGCGACCGCAGCGAGGCGAGGGCGCTCTTCATCTCGCTGCGCGAGCTGCCACCCGCTTCTGTGGAGTACGCCGAACTGCGCAACCGGTTGGTGCGCATGCACCTGCCGCTGGTCGAGCATCTCGCCCGCCGTTTCCGCAACCGGGGCGAGCCGCTCGACGACCTCACCCAGGTCGCCACCATCGGGCTGATCAAGTCGGTGGACCGGTTCGACCCGGAGCGCGGTGTGGAGTTCTCCACGTACGCGACGCCGACGGTCGTCGGGGAGATCAAGCGTCACTTCCGTGACAAGGGCTGGGCGGTGCGGGTGCCTCGGCGTCTGCAGGAGTTGCGGCTCTCGCTGACGTCGGCGACCGCCGAACTCTCCCAGTTGCACGGACGCTCCCCCACCGTCCACGAGCTGGCCGAGCGGCTGGCCATCTCGGAGGAGGAGGTCCTCGAAGGGCTGGAGTCGGCCAACGCGTACAGCACGCTGTCGCTGGACGTCCCCGACACGGACGACGAGTCCCCCGCGGTCGCCGACACGCTCGGCGCGGAGGACGAGGCGCTGGAGGGCGTGGAGTACCGCGAGTCGCTGAAGCCGCTGCTTGAGGATCTGCCGCCCCGCGAGAAGCGAATTCTGCTGCTGCGGTTCTTCGGCAACATGACCCAGTCGCAGATCGCGCAGGAGGTCGGGATCTCACAGATGCACGTCTCCCGGCTGCTGGCCAGGACGCTGGCGCAGCTCCGCGAGAAGCTGCTGGTCGAGGAGTAG
- a CDS encoding UBP-type zinc finger domain-containing protein, which translates to MKDCPHTAALTHPEPPPLSDTCLECLALGSHPVQLRKCLACGRVSCCDSSPHQHATQHFKETGHPVMRSFEPDEQWRWCYVDGSIV; encoded by the coding sequence ATGAAGGACTGTCCTCACACAGCCGCGCTGACGCACCCCGAACCTCCGCCCCTGAGCGACACGTGTCTGGAATGTCTGGCCCTCGGCAGCCATCCGGTCCAGTTGCGCAAATGTCTGGCCTGCGGACGGGTGAGCTGCTGCGACTCCTCCCCTCATCAGCATGCGACACAGCACTTCAAGGAGACGGGCCACCCGGTGATGCGCTCATTCGAACCCGATGAGCAGTGGCGCTGGTGCTATGTGGACGGTTCGATCGTCTGA
- a CDS encoding SIS domain-containing protein: MSAIPTGQAHGSSERPGRIMAGELAEQPEVLRRVLDEGAPKIREVAERVAARKPRFVLLTARGTSDNAALYAKYLLEIRLGLPCGLTSMSTTTTYDARPDLQDVLVVTVSQSGGSPDLVASTRAAREAGAITLAVTNNPDSALAAVSEFHIDILAGPEKALPATKTYTASLLALYLFVEGLRGGDVEPARVLPRLATELLARQPEIKQLAGRYRFAERMVITSRGYGYPTAKEAALKLMETSYIPALSYSGADLLHGPLAMVDNISPVIAVVTDGKGGEALQPVLDRLRGRGADLVVIGPSAQVDQASAGFVLPTGGVPEEIQPILEIIPLQLLAYEVTIARGQDPDAPRALAKVTETH, from the coding sequence ATGTCCGCCATCCCCACCGGCCAGGCACACGGATCCAGCGAACGCCCAGGCCGGATCATGGCCGGAGAGCTGGCGGAACAGCCTGAGGTGCTGCGCCGGGTCCTTGACGAGGGCGCGCCGAAGATCCGCGAGGTCGCGGAACGAGTGGCCGCCAGAAAGCCGCGGTTCGTCCTGCTGACGGCGCGGGGCACCTCCGACAACGCGGCGCTGTACGCCAAGTACTTGCTGGAGATCCGCCTCGGCCTGCCCTGCGGCCTGACGTCGATGTCCACCACGACGACCTACGACGCCCGTCCCGACCTCCAGGACGTCCTGGTCGTCACCGTCAGCCAGTCCGGTGGCTCACCGGACCTGGTGGCCTCGACCCGGGCGGCCAGGGAGGCCGGCGCGATCACGCTGGCCGTGACGAACAACCCCGACTCGGCCCTCGCCGCGGTCTCCGAGTTCCACATCGACATCCTGGCCGGTCCTGAGAAGGCGCTGCCCGCCACCAAGACGTACACGGCGTCCCTGCTCGCCCTCTACCTCTTCGTCGAGGGGCTGCGTGGCGGCGATGTCGAGCCGGCGCGGGTCCTGCCCCGGCTCGCCACGGAACTCCTCGCGAGGCAGCCGGAGATCAAGCAACTCGCGGGCCGTTACCGCTTCGCCGAGCGCATGGTGATCACCTCGCGCGGCTACGGCTACCCGACGGCCAAGGAGGCCGCGCTGAAGCTGATGGAGACGAGCTACATCCCGGCGCTCTCGTACTCGGGCGCCGACCTGCTGCACGGTCCGCTCGCCATGGTCGACAACATCTCCCCCGTCATCGCCGTCGTCACCGACGGCAAGGGCGGCGAGGCACTGCAACCGGTGCTCGACCGCCTGCGCGGCCGGGGAGCGGACCTGGTCGTCATCGGCCCGTCCGCCCAGGTGGACCAGGCGTCCGCGGGGTTCGTCCTCCCGACGGGAGGCGTCCCCGAGGAGATCCAGCCGATCCTGGAGATCATCCCGCTCCAGCTCCTGGCCTACGAGGTGACCATCGCGAGGGGCCAGGACCCCGACGCGCCCCGAGCGCTGGCGAAGGTCACGGAGACTCACTGA
- a CDS encoding Na+/H+ antiporter: MDPLPLLLLVAGSAAVAGLARRTSVSAPLLLVTAGLLVSYVPGIPHYTLAPDVVLPLLLPPLLYTAAADSSYLGLRSQTRSIALLSVGYVLFATLVVGWAAYLLVPDLPLTAALVLGAVIAPPDAVAATAVARRLGLPSRITTILQGESLVNDATAITAYKVAVAAAVGEGASWAGGIGEFVLAAFGGIAVGLVLMVPLHWLRTHLKEALLQNTLSLLTPFVAYATAEQVHASGVLAVVVVALYLAHRAWQVDFATRLQEDAVWRMVAFILESAVFALIGLQLSFVLGGLGEYAVIEAVWYAIALFLVVVVTRFIWVYPGTFLPRLLSSRIRKREENPTWKAPFVIGWAGMRGVVSLAVAFSIPHVTHDGEPFPARNLVLFLTFTTVIGTLVIQGLSLPPLIRALHLPQRNRRHTTLMEAQAQSQASGAAEERLDALLADERNTLPQPLADRLRTVLDRRRNAVWERLGAVNKVTGESADEIYRRLSRDMISAERDVFVQLRNARRIDDEMLRTLLRRLDLEEAAADREETG, translated from the coding sequence ATGGACCCATTGCCACTGCTCTTGCTGGTCGCGGGGAGCGCCGCGGTGGCGGGGTTGGCCCGCCGTACCTCCGTGTCGGCGCCGCTGCTCCTCGTCACGGCGGGGCTTCTCGTGTCCTACGTGCCCGGAATCCCGCACTACACGCTCGCCCCGGACGTCGTACTGCCGCTGCTGCTGCCCCCGCTGCTCTACACGGCCGCCGCGGACAGCTCCTACCTGGGCCTACGGTCCCAGACCCGGTCCATCGCGCTGCTCTCCGTCGGCTACGTCCTCTTCGCGACCCTCGTCGTCGGCTGGGCCGCCTATCTCCTCGTGCCCGACCTGCCGCTGACCGCCGCCCTTGTCCTCGGCGCCGTCATCGCCCCGCCCGACGCGGTGGCGGCCACCGCCGTCGCCCGCCGTCTCGGGCTGCCCTCCCGCATCACCACCATCCTCCAGGGCGAGTCCCTGGTGAACGACGCGACAGCGATCACCGCCTACAAGGTGGCCGTGGCCGCCGCCGTGGGAGAGGGCGCGAGCTGGGCCGGCGGGATCGGCGAATTCGTCCTCGCGGCCTTCGGCGGTATCGCCGTCGGCCTGGTGCTCATGGTCCCGCTCCACTGGCTGCGCACCCATCTCAAGGAAGCGCTCCTGCAGAACACCCTGTCGCTCCTCACCCCCTTCGTCGCGTACGCCACCGCCGAGCAGGTCCACGCCTCAGGGGTACTCGCCGTGGTCGTCGTCGCGCTCTACCTGGCGCACCGGGCCTGGCAGGTGGATTTCGCGACCAGGCTCCAGGAGGACGCGGTCTGGCGCATGGTCGCCTTCATCCTGGAGTCCGCGGTGTTCGCGCTCATCGGACTACAGCTCTCCTTCGTGCTCGGCGGACTCGGGGAGTACGCGGTCATCGAAGCGGTCTGGTACGCCATCGCACTCTTCCTCGTCGTGGTCGTCACCCGCTTCATCTGGGTCTACCCCGGCACCTTCCTGCCCCGGCTGCTCTCCTCCAGGATCAGGAAACGGGAGGAGAACCCGACGTGGAAGGCGCCCTTCGTGATCGGCTGGGCAGGCATGCGCGGAGTCGTCTCACTCGCTGTCGCCTTCTCCATCCCGCACGTCACCCACGACGGCGAGCCGTTCCCCGCCCGCAACCTCGTGCTCTTCCTGACCTTCACGACCGTCATCGGCACCCTTGTCATCCAGGGCCTCAGCCTGCCGCCGCTGATCCGCGCGCTCCACCTGCCCCAGCGCAACCGGCGGCACACCACACTCATGGAGGCACAGGCCCAGAGCCAGGCCTCGGGCGCGGCGGAAGAACGCCTCGACGCCCTCCTCGCCGACGAACGCAACACCCTGCCCCAACCGCTCGCCGACCGCCTCCGCACCGTCCTGGACCGGCGCCGAAACGCCGTGTGGGAACGTCTGGGCGCCGTCAACAAGGTGACCGGCGAGTCCGCCGACGAGATCTACCGCCGGCTGTCGCGCGACATGATCAGTGCGGAGCGGGACGTCTTCGTCCAGCTCAGGAACGCACGCAGGATCGACGACGAGATGCTCAGGACCCTGCTGCGGCGGCTGGACCTCGAAGAGGCGGCGGCCGATCGGGAGGAGACGGGCTGA
- a CDS encoding ATP-binding protein, whose translation MSPIAGEPGTQDFVEVRLPAAGAYLSVLRTATAGLAARLDFTLDEIEDLRIAVDEACAILLQQAVPGSVLSCVFRLIDDSLEVTVSAPTTDGRAPERDTFAWTVLSALAGKVDSTVEEDNTVSISLHKQRGAGPGPA comes from the coding sequence GTGTCCCCTATCGCAGGCGAGCCCGGGACTCAGGACTTCGTGGAAGTCCGGCTGCCGGCTGCGGGTGCCTACCTGTCGGTGTTGCGGACGGCCACAGCCGGCCTCGCGGCGCGTTTGGACTTCACCCTCGACGAGATCGAGGACCTCCGCATCGCTGTCGACGAGGCGTGCGCGATTCTGCTCCAGCAGGCCGTGCCCGGTTCCGTGCTGAGCTGTGTCTTCCGGCTGATCGACGACTCACTCGAAGTGACGGTCTCCGCGCCCACCACGGACGGCCGTGCCCCGGAACGGGACACCTTCGCGTGGACGGTGCTCTCGGCTCTGGCGGGCAAGGTCGACTCGACGGTCGAGGAGGACAACACCGTCTCCATCAGTCTGCACAAACAGCGCGGCGCGGGACCCGGGCCGGCGTGA
- a CDS encoding carbohydrate ABC transporter permease yields the protein MKGSLFGRFWPNATAVVLIIGFVFPVYWMFTTAFKPTGDIISETPVWFPTDATLEHFRTAVAADHFWTLVRNSLTVTILAVVLSLILALAGSFAMARMRFKGRRGFIIGFMIAQMAPWEVMVIAIYMLVRDNDLLNSLIPLTLFYLVMILPFTVLTLRGFVGAIPKELEESAMVDGCTRPQAFRKVILPLLAPGLMSTSLFGFITAWNEFPMVLVLNKAPETQTLPVWLSSFQTNFGDDWGATMAASSLFAVPILVLFVFLQRKAVAGLTDGAVKG from the coding sequence GTGAAGGGCTCTCTCTTCGGCCGTTTCTGGCCCAACGCGACCGCTGTCGTCCTCATCATCGGCTTCGTCTTCCCGGTCTACTGGATGTTCACGACGGCCTTCAAGCCGACCGGCGACATCATCAGCGAGACCCCGGTCTGGTTCCCGACCGACGCCACCTTGGAGCACTTCAGGACCGCGGTGGCGGCGGACCACTTCTGGACCCTCGTACGCAACTCGCTGACCGTCACGATCCTCGCGGTCGTTCTCTCGCTGATCCTCGCGCTGGCGGGATCGTTCGCGATGGCGAGGATGCGGTTCAAGGGCAGGCGCGGCTTCATCATCGGCTTCATGATCGCCCAGATGGCGCCGTGGGAAGTCATGGTCATCGCCATCTACATGCTCGTGCGCGACAACGACCTGCTGAACAGCCTGATCCCGCTGACCCTGTTCTACCTGGTCATGATCCTGCCCTTCACCGTGCTGACGCTGCGCGGCTTCGTCGGGGCGATCCCGAAGGAGCTGGAGGAGTCGGCCATGGTCGACGGCTGCACCAGACCCCAGGCGTTCAGGAAGGTGATCCTTCCGCTCCTCGCCCCGGGGCTGATGTCCACCTCCCTCTTCGGGTTCATCACCGCCTGGAACGAGTTCCCGATGGTGCTCGTCCTCAACAAGGCGCCAGAAACGCAGACGCTGCCGGTCTGGCTCTCCAGCTTCCAGACCAACTTCGGTGACGACTGGGGTGCGACCATGGCGGCGTCCTCGCTCTTCGCCGTCCCGATCCTCGTCCTTTTCGTCTTCCTGCAACGCAAGGCCGTCGCCGGCCTCACCGACGGCGCAGTGAAGGGATAA
- a CDS encoding diacylglycerol/lipid kinase family protein encodes MRALLVVNPAATTTSARTRDVLIHALASEMKLEAVTTEYRGHAQDLGRQAAESEDIELVVALGGDGTVNEVVNGLLHHRPSPEALPGLAVVPGGSTNVFARALGLPNDAVEATGALLDALRRRSERTVGLGLAEGTPGTEDEGVPSRWFTFNAGVGFDAGVVGRVEQQRERGKRSTHALYVRQVLRQFVDEPHRRHGRITLERPGEDPVTDLVLAIVCNTSPYTYLGNRALYASPTASFDTGLDVLGLSKLSTSAVARYGTQLLTSGPERGLHGKHAVSGHDLTDFTLHSKVPLPFQMDGDHLGLRTSVTFTGVRRALRVIV; translated from the coding sequence ATGCGTGCACTTCTCGTGGTCAATCCGGCGGCAACCACCACCAGCGCGCGCACCCGCGATGTGCTGATCCACGCGCTCGCCAGCGAGATGAAGCTGGAGGCCGTGACGACCGAGTACCGGGGGCACGCCCAGGACCTCGGCCGGCAGGCCGCGGAGAGCGAGGACATCGAGCTGGTCGTGGCTCTCGGCGGTGACGGCACCGTCAACGAGGTCGTCAACGGACTGCTGCACCACCGCCCCTCCCCCGAAGCGCTGCCCGGCCTCGCCGTCGTCCCCGGTGGTTCGACCAACGTGTTCGCACGCGCCCTCGGTCTCCCCAACGACGCCGTGGAGGCCACCGGCGCCCTGCTGGACGCGTTGCGCAGGCGGAGCGAGCGGACGGTGGGGCTCGGCCTCGCGGAGGGCACACCGGGGACCGAGGACGAGGGCGTGCCGTCGCGCTGGTTCACCTTCAACGCGGGTGTGGGCTTCGACGCCGGTGTGGTGGGCCGGGTCGAGCAGCAGCGGGAACGGGGCAAGCGTTCGACGCACGCGCTCTACGTGCGACAGGTGCTGCGGCAGTTCGTGGACGAGCCGCACCGCAGACACGGCCGGATCACGCTGGAGCGCCCCGGCGAGGATCCGGTGACCGATCTGGTGCTGGCCATAGTCTGCAACACCTCCCCTTACACCTATTTGGGAAATCGCGCGCTCTACGCGTCCCCGACCGCGTCGTTCGACACCGGTCTTGACGTCCTGGGGCTCAGCAAGCTGTCCACCAGCGCCGTCGCCCGTTATGGGACCCAATTGCTGACATCAGGGCCCGAACGCGGCTTGCACGGTAAGCACGCTGTGTCCGGCCATGACCTGACCGACTTCACCTTGCATTCGAAGGTTCCGCTTCCCTTTCAGATGGACGGCGACCACCTGGGGCTGCGAACCAGCGTGACGTTCACAGGCGTACGCCGTGCACTGCGTGTGATTGTGTGA
- a CDS encoding sensor histidine kinase gives MNDLVHQHTALDASDLEWLHLLVSEWQLLSDLSFADLVLWVPTRDGTRYVSVAQMRPNTGPTSYQDDMVGHLVPRGRRPMLDAALDEGRIVREGDPEWREEVPVRVESIPVRREGRILGVIARNTNLLTVRTPSRLELSYLQSASDLAQMIAAGAFPFQGQQVDMDASPRVGDGLIRLDADGVVQYASPNALSAYHRLGLAADLVGHHLGQATAELAPSRGPVDEALVKLASGWAPRETEVEGNGGVIQLRAIPLKPKGARIGSLVLLRDVTELRRRERELITKDATIREIHHRVKNNLQTVAALLRLQARRIGSEEGRAALEEAVRRVGSIAIVHETLSQNLDERVEFDEIADRVLTMVAEISPGTVAGRRIGHFGILDAEVATPLSMVLTEILQNALEHGFGPGDRGTVEVSASRVGSRADPRLLIAVRDDGVGLPEGFDPHRSGNLGLQIVRTLVEGELSGTFDMVRVAEGGTRVVLDIPMGPEK, from the coding sequence ATGAACGACCTCGTCCACCAGCACACAGCGCTCGACGCCTCCGACCTTGAGTGGCTGCACCTCCTGGTCTCCGAGTGGCAGCTCCTCTCCGACCTCTCCTTCGCCGACCTCGTGCTCTGGGTCCCCACCAGGGACGGCACCCGGTACGTCTCCGTGGCCCAGATGCGGCCCAACACGGGGCCGACCTCGTACCAGGACGACATGGTCGGTCATCTCGTCCCGCGCGGGCGCAGGCCCATGCTGGACGCGGCGCTCGACGAGGGCAGGATCGTGCGCGAGGGGGACCCCGAGTGGCGCGAGGAGGTCCCGGTGCGGGTGGAGTCCATCCCCGTACGCAGGGAGGGCAGGATCCTCGGTGTCATCGCGCGCAACACCAATCTGCTGACGGTCCGCACCCCGAGCCGGCTCGAACTGAGCTATCTGCAGAGCGCTTCCGACCTGGCGCAGATGATCGCCGCGGGCGCCTTCCCCTTCCAGGGGCAGCAGGTCGACATGGACGCCTCACCGCGCGTCGGAGACGGGCTCATCCGGCTGGACGCCGACGGCGTCGTGCAGTACGCCTCGCCCAACGCCCTCTCCGCCTACCACCGCCTGGGCCTCGCCGCCGACCTGGTCGGCCACCATCTGGGGCAGGCGACCGCGGAGCTGGCCCCCTCCCGCGGCCCGGTCGACGAAGCGCTGGTGAAACTGGCCAGCGGCTGGGCGCCCAGGGAGACCGAGGTGGAGGGCAACGGCGGAGTCATCCAGCTGCGTGCCATCCCGCTCAAACCCAAGGGCGCGAGGATCGGTTCGCTGGTCCTGCTCAGGGACGTGACGGAACTGCGCCGTCGCGAAAGGGAATTGATCACCAAGGACGCCACCATCCGGGAGATCCATCACCGGGTGAAGAACAACCTCCAGACCGTCGCCGCACTGTTGCGGCTACAGGCCAGGCGTATCGGCTCGGAGGAGGGCAGGGCGGCGCTGGAGGAAGCGGTACGGCGGGTCGGCTCCATCGCCATCGTCCACGAGACGCTGTCTCAGAACCTGGACGAGCGGGTGGAGTTCGACGAGATCGCCGACCGGGTGCTCACCATGGTCGCGGAGATCTCCCCCGGAACCGTCGCGGGGCGTCGCATCGGACACTTCGGCATACTCGACGCCGAAGTCGCGACCCCACTGTCGATGGTGCTCACCGAAATCCTCCAGAACGCGCTGGAACACGGATTCGGCCCCGGGGACCGGGGCACCGTCGAGGTCTCCGCCTCGCGGGTCGGCTCCCGCGCGGACCCCAGACTGCTGATCGCCGTGCGCGACGACGGCGTCGGCCTGCCCGAGGGATTCGACCCGCACCGGTCAGGCAACCTCGGTCTCCAGATCGTCCGTACGCTGGTGGAGGGCGAACTCAGCGGCACCTTCGACATGGTGCGGGTGGCGGAGGGGGGCACCCGCGTGGTGCTCGACATTCCGATGGGCCCGGAGAAGTAG
- a CDS encoding glycoside hydrolase family 3 protein: protein MTTLTRPTDTLTRDALAVLQPGFPGTSAPDWLLRRIDEGLASVGLFGRNIASPEQLAALTAQLRAEREDVLVAIDEEGGDVTRLEVGSGSSFPGNHALGAVDDPELTLAVARELGNRLAACGVNLNWAPSGDVNSDPDNPVIGVRSFGADPRLVARHTAAYVEGLQAAGVAACTKHFPGHGDTAVDSHHAMPRIDVDARTLRARELAPFRAAIAAGTRAVMSAHILVPALDPEFPATLSRRVLTGLLREELGYDGLIVTDGMEMRAIAATYGIERGSVLAIAAGADAICVGGGLADDETVERLRDALVAAVRTGELAEDRLADAARRVRELARWTASAGAARGQVPPATDIGLAAARRALTVTPAGPHTPVTGAPYVAAFTPVANIAVGDETPWGVAAELKRLLPGTATGTYGDGDGSAARVLSDAGERRVVAVVRDAHRHAWMRRALAELLAERPDTVVVEMGIPQAAPVGAPHIATHGAARVCGVAAAEVITGRSTA, encoded by the coding sequence ATGACGACTCTCACCCGGCCCACAGACACCCTCACCCGCGACGCCCTGGCCGTACTCCAGCCCGGCTTCCCGGGGACCAGCGCCCCCGACTGGCTGCTGCGCAGAATCGACGAGGGCCTCGCCTCCGTGGGGCTCTTCGGCCGCAACATCGCCTCTCCCGAGCAACTCGCCGCGCTCACCGCCCAGCTCCGCGCCGAACGCGAGGACGTCCTGGTCGCCATCGACGAGGAGGGCGGCGACGTGACCCGCCTGGAGGTGGGCTCCGGCTCCTCCTTCCCCGGCAACCACGCACTCGGCGCCGTCGACGACCCCGAACTGACCCTGGCCGTCGCCCGGGAACTGGGCAACCGGCTCGCCGCGTGCGGCGTCAACCTCAACTGGGCGCCTTCGGGAGACGTCAACTCCGACCCGGACAACCCGGTCATCGGCGTACGGTCCTTCGGCGCCGACCCGCGTCTGGTGGCCCGTCACACCGCCGCGTACGTCGAGGGACTACAGGCCGCCGGTGTCGCCGCCTGCACCAAGCACTTCCCCGGCCACGGCGACACGGCGGTCGACTCGCACCACGCGATGCCCAGGATCGACGTGGACGCGCGGACGCTGCGCGCACGTGAGCTGGCCCCCTTCAGAGCCGCCATCGCCGCGGGCACCCGCGCCGTCATGAGCGCCCACATCCTGGTCCCCGCCCTCGACCCGGAATTCCCCGCCACCCTCAGCCGGCGCGTCCTCACCGGGCTGCTGCGCGAGGAGCTGGGATACGACGGGCTGATCGTCACCGACGGCATGGAGATGCGGGCCATCGCGGCGACCTACGGGATCGAGCGGGGCAGCGTCCTCGCCATCGCGGCCGGCGCGGACGCCATCTGTGTCGGCGGTGGCCTCGCGGACGACGAGACCGTCGAGCGCCTGCGGGACGCCCTGGTCGCCGCTGTCCGCACGGGAGAGCTGGCCGAGGACAGGCTCGCCGACGCCGCACGGCGCGTACGGGAACTCGCCCGGTGGACCGCGTCCGCCGGGGCCGCCCGCGGACAGGTACCGCCCGCCACCGACATCGGCCTGGCGGCGGCGCGGCGCGCGCTGACCGTGACACCCGCGGGGCCGCACACACCGGTCACCGGCGCCCCGTACGTGGCGGCCTTCACGCCGGTCGCCAACATCGCGGTCGGGGACGAGACCCCGTGGGGCGTGGCGGCGGAACTGAAGCGGCTGCTTCCGGGGACGGCGACGGGCACGTACGGCGACGGGGACGGCTCCGCGGCGCGGGTGCTGAGCGACGCGGGGGAGCGGCGCGTCGTCGCGGTCGTCCGCGACGCGCACCGGCACGCGTGGATGCGGAGGGCGCTGGCGGAGCTGCTCGCCGAGCGCCCCGACACGGTGGTGGTGGAGATGGGCATCCCGCAGGCGGCCCCGGTCGGCGCGCCGCACATCGCGACGCACGGCGCGGCACGGGTCTGCGGCGTGGCCGCGGCCGAGGTCATCACCGGCAGGAGCACGGCCTGA
- a CDS encoding WhiB family transcriptional regulator yields MDWRHNAVCREEDPELFFPIGNTGPALLQIEEAKAVCRRCPVIEQCLQWALESGQDSGVWGGLSEDERRAMKRRAARNRARNASA; encoded by the coding sequence ATGGACTGGCGTCACAACGCCGTTTGCCGCGAGGAAGACCCCGAGCTCTTCTTCCCCATCGGCAACACCGGTCCTGCGCTGCTGCAGATCGAGGAAGCCAAGGCCGTCTGCCGTCGCTGCCCTGTTATTGAGCAGTGCTTGCAGTGGGCGCTTGAGTCCGGTCAGGACTCGGGTGTCTGGGGTGGCCTCAGCGAGGACGAGCGCCGCGCAATGAAGCGCCGCGCCGCTCGCAACCGGGCGCGTAACGCGAGCGCCTGA